Proteins found in one Actinokineospora alba genomic segment:
- a CDS encoding LacI family DNA-binding transcriptional regulator — translation MKQDRVRRPTLDTVAQEVGVSRATVSNAYNRPDQLSAALRERIIVTANQLGYSGPDPVARSLATRRGGAVAVLLGGGLSAAFSDPALSIVLDSMASTLDSERSLLLMPGTGAGPTPDSVARAHADIAVAYSLPDDSPALAQVAARGLPLVVIDQPVVAGSARVDTADEAGATMAAQHVRALGHRRVAILSFALGADGSQGPASPERLRDARFRVTRDRVRGALAGLEETDVPIWEAPGCRRDHGREGARWLLGLDPRPTALLCLSDELALGAIRAAQDLGLRVPEDVSIVGFDDTPAAQWADPPLTTVRQDLAEKGRMAAELALSLLDGTRPGPPTTLPVTLVERASTAAM, via the coding sequence GTGAAACAGGACCGGGTCAGGCGACCGACCCTGGACACCGTGGCCCAGGAGGTCGGCGTGTCCCGGGCGACGGTGTCGAACGCCTACAACCGTCCTGACCAGCTTTCCGCCGCCCTGCGCGAGCGGATCATCGTGACCGCGAACCAGCTCGGCTACTCCGGCCCGGACCCCGTCGCGCGCAGCCTCGCGACCCGGCGCGGCGGCGCCGTGGCGGTGCTGCTCGGCGGCGGGCTGTCGGCGGCGTTCTCGGACCCGGCGCTGTCGATCGTGCTCGACAGCATGGCGTCCACCCTGGACAGCGAGCGCAGCCTGCTGCTGATGCCCGGCACCGGCGCGGGACCGACCCCGGACAGCGTCGCTCGGGCGCACGCCGACATCGCCGTGGCCTACTCCCTGCCCGACGACTCCCCCGCGCTGGCCCAGGTCGCCGCGCGCGGGCTGCCGCTGGTGGTGATCGACCAGCCAGTGGTGGCGGGATCAGCCCGGGTCGACACCGCGGACGAGGCAGGCGCGACCATGGCCGCCCAACACGTGCGGGCCCTGGGGCACCGCCGAGTCGCGATCCTGAGCTTCGCGCTGGGCGCCGACGGCTCACAGGGACCCGCGTCACCCGAACGACTACGCGACGCGCGCTTCCGGGTGACCCGCGACCGGGTGAGGGGCGCGCTGGCCGGTCTCGAGGAGACGGACGTGCCCATCTGGGAGGCCCCCGGCTGCAGACGCGACCACGGCCGCGAAGGCGCCCGATGGCTGCTCGGGCTCGACCCGAGACCGACCGCGCTGCTCTGCCTGTCCGACGAACTGGCACTCGGCGCGATCCGGGCGGCACAGGATCTCGGTCTCCGGGTACCGGAAGATGTTTCGATCGTCGGCTTCGACGACACCCCGGCCGCGCAGTGGGCGGATCCGCCGCTGACGACAGTCCGACAGGACCTCGCCGAGAAGGGCCGCATGGCCGCTGAGCTGGCACTTAGCCTGCTCGACGGCACGAGACCCGGACCGCCGACGACCCTGCCGGTGACCCTGGTCGAACGGGCGTCGACAGCCGCCATGTGA
- a CDS encoding response regulator transcription factor, whose protein sequence is MTTPGGGTCQVCGGPMPRLSTTGRPRKTCSNKCRSQSRRDRQRQAEPAIARCETELFGQACQRAAVYVVSVDGTEQRVCQGCREPALALLVSQGAAATAIEVRRHGEAVAQQAPGDPVRGRVLLIEDDERVAGALAPALRRRGLDVAWAGTGSAGLREAMVRSLDVIVLDLGLPDVDGISLLRRLRDVSEVPVIIATARGETVDRVLGFDNGAHDYLVKPYHLDELVARIRNIIRQRAKPSAQIYDDGVLRLAFAARDVLVAGNVVDLSEREFQLLAVLVRSAGAPVTVATIAAQVWGEIGPEAARKRTITVFIATLRGKLAAHGIGPDAIVTARGIGYYYQPPRPATAGPRIGYSHADRLLNSADPHRGSP, encoded by the coding sequence GTGACGACGCCAGGGGGCGGCACCTGCCAGGTATGCGGTGGTCCGATGCCGCGGCTGAGCACGACAGGTCGGCCTCGGAAGACCTGCTCGAACAAGTGCCGCTCGCAATCCCGTCGCGACCGGCAGCGCCAAGCCGAGCCCGCCATCGCGCGGTGCGAGACGGAGCTGTTCGGACAGGCCTGTCAGCGTGCCGCGGTGTATGTGGTGTCGGTGGACGGCACCGAACAGCGGGTGTGCCAGGGGTGTCGTGAACCGGCGCTGGCCCTGCTGGTCAGCCAGGGCGCGGCGGCGACAGCGATCGAGGTGCGACGCCACGGCGAGGCGGTCGCCCAGCAGGCGCCGGGTGATCCGGTGCGGGGAAGAGTGCTCCTGATCGAGGACGACGAACGCGTGGCAGGCGCCCTGGCCCCGGCGCTGCGGCGCCGCGGCCTCGACGTCGCGTGGGCGGGCACCGGCAGTGCGGGCCTACGTGAGGCGATGGTGCGGAGCCTGGACGTCATCGTGCTGGATCTCGGCTTGCCGGACGTCGACGGCATCAGCCTCCTGCGCAGGCTCCGCGACGTCAGCGAGGTTCCCGTGATCATCGCGACAGCACGCGGCGAAACCGTCGACCGAGTCCTCGGCTTCGACAACGGCGCGCACGACTACCTCGTCAAGCCCTACCACCTCGATGAACTCGTCGCCCGGATACGCAACATCATCCGACAGCGAGCCAAGCCCTCAGCGCAGATATACGACGACGGCGTCTTGCGGTTGGCGTTCGCCGCCCGGGACGTACTCGTGGCGGGCAACGTCGTGGACCTGTCCGAACGCGAGTTCCAGTTGCTGGCGGTACTTGTCCGCTCGGCGGGCGCTCCGGTGACGGTCGCGACGATCGCGGCGCAGGTATGGGGCGAGATCGGGCCGGAAGCCGCTCGGAAGCGAACCATCACCGTCTTCATCGCCACGCTGCGCGGCAAGCTCGCCGCGCACGGCATAGGCCCCGACGCGATCGTGACGGCTCGCGGGATCGGCTACTACTACCAGCCACCCCGGCCGGCCACCGCGGGCCCGCGGATCGGCTACAGCCACGCTGACCGGCTCCTCAACTCCGCGGACCCGCACCGCGGTTCGCCGTGA
- a CDS encoding phosphotransferase yields MEEVKVVVAHHECATLRVGDVFLKIDAHQTRTDVEVEAMALAPVPTPEILWRKPPVLALAALPGAALGRLGEPSTASSAAWVAAGAAVRMLHDAPLPPWPGRGLDEITAHLDGECEWIIANDVLPADLVTRNRQVAEAALRPWTPVFTHGDLQVSHVFADGDEITGVIDWTEAAQGDALRDLATLTLGHQEHLGDVVAGYGKDVDLDVIRAWWSLRSLLGIRWLIDHGFDPSAPGGEVDVLRSQL; encoded by the coding sequence ATGGAGGAGGTCAAGGTCGTCGTCGCCCATCATGAGTGTGCGACTCTGCGGGTGGGTGATGTGTTCCTGAAGATCGACGCCCATCAGACACGTACCGACGTCGAGGTCGAGGCGATGGCCTTGGCGCCGGTCCCGACGCCGGAAATCTTGTGGCGGAAGCCGCCCGTGCTCGCGCTCGCCGCGCTTCCAGGCGCCGCGCTCGGTCGCCTCGGTGAGCCGTCGACCGCCTCGTCGGCGGCGTGGGTTGCGGCGGGTGCCGCGGTGCGGATGCTGCACGACGCGCCGTTGCCGCCATGGCCTGGGCGCGGGCTCGACGAGATCACGGCGCATCTCGACGGTGAGTGCGAGTGGATCATCGCCAATGACGTCCTTCCCGCCGACCTGGTCACGCGCAACCGCCAGGTCGCCGAGGCCGCGCTCCGGCCGTGGACACCGGTGTTCACGCACGGCGACCTTCAGGTCAGCCACGTGTTCGCCGACGGCGACGAGATCACCGGCGTGATCGACTGGACGGAGGCGGCCCAAGGCGACGCCCTGCGCGACCTCGCCACCTTGACCCTCGGACACCAGGAACACCTCGGCGACGTCGTCGCGGGCTACGGCAAGGACGTCGACCTCGACGTGATCCGTGCGTGGTGGTCGCTGCGCAGCCTGCTGGGTATCCGCTGGCTCATCGACCACGGCTTCGACCCGTCCGCACCAGGCGGCGAGGTCGACGTGTTGAGATCACAGCTGTAA